CTGCTAGGCCCATCAGAAGCAAAGAGAGCCCGAGGCCCTGAGGAAGAGGAGACTGGGAGTCCTGAACCCCCAGCAGCTCCATCTTCTGCCTCCCAGAAACTCAGGtgagcagagagggaggggtCTTGGGCATATTCCCTTTCCTGTTGTGTCTGGGTTGGGTGCAGAGTAGCATTGGGTTTAGCCTGTCGGATCCTTGAGCTGTAAACTTGTTCTTCCACTGGATTCACCCAAAATCCTCTACTGAATTCACTGAAGTGCTAAGATCAACCTCCAGCCTTGACGCTGCAGCTGGGGGCCATAAGGAGGCTCCCCCTTGAGCTCCTAGCCCCGCCTTTCTGTTTTCCAACCCCTTTAGGCAGTCAGCAAAATCTCACATTTTGGCACCGATGTTTCAAGGATGAGTACTTTTGCTTCTGGTTCAAGGAGTAATGAGGACCCGGTCTTTCAGGTCCCAAGGGTAAGAGCAAAGCAAAGGAGATAAGAGATGAAGAGAGATGTCTCGTTGAGACTCAGTCTGTATGTTAGAGTCCAACCTTTCTGTGACTTTCCATGGAGTCAGTTGCTGTCCTAACTTTGCCCTGCTTCTACCCTCAATCCAAACAAAGCCTCTCTAAACCAGGGAGGTGTGTGGCCTCCCTCCCTGGTTCTGATAGCCCCACCTCATGGCCCAGTATGCACTAACATTCAGGTCACCCCTGTTTAGTGGTCTTGCTTTTCGTGTCTGGCCACCTAGCCCTTCAAGGAACCAGCTGCAGTTTGAACTTTGTCCTTTTTCTACCCCTAACCCAAATGAAGCTTCTCTAAACTCTATAAGTCCTAAGACTAGATGTGACCTGAGACGGCCAAGGATTAGTGTACAGTCTGCCCCCGGGGACTATTGTAGTTAAGGATGGCATACATAAAAAGGTGCCTGGTGCTTGTGGTCACTTGGAACCCCATCTCAATCTTGTCCTTCTTAAGCCATTTGTCAGCAGTCCCCTCTCCTATGTGTACAGActcagagaaacacacacacccatacacctGTATTATGTGTGGAACAGGCAAGGTCTCTGTCAGATAGGCATCTTGGGTAATCTCAGAGAATGGGGCACATCAGACCTAGACAGACCCTGACTTCAGGGAGCTCAAGTTTCAGTAGAGGAAGCAAGATGGGAACATCAGTATATGATGCAAGGTCGATAGTACAGAGCACAATAAGGAAGGAGGATCCTCTTGTTCTGTGAGAGCCGGGAAGGAAGAAATGACTTCTGTGTTCACCCATATTTTCTGATCCTGCTCTTCTAGGCACTTATACACAAAGAACAGGACAGTCTGTCCTCCAGGAGCTAGTTCACAGTGTaggaaagaagatatacaatcaAGCTGGCATCGTGGGAAAGGGGGCATCAAACTGACTTTGAATGATAATTGAGATCACGTGTGAGGGGAAAaattccagacagaaggaacaaATGTTCGACATTATCATGTTCAGATTAAGTCAGGACTCTGTTTGAATGGGCCTTTCCTACTGCTCACAGGAGAAAGGCTTGGCATTTGAGGTCTTCAGTAGTTTTCAGAGCCCTGCTGAAGATGACCTCCTCTGTGAATCTTTCACCGACTACCCCTCCAAATGGACAGGCACCTGGCCCTTGCTATCACCTTATCACGGTCTCTTACTTTGTTAGACAGTGAGTGCCTTCAGGGCAGGGTGGTGTCCTAGACCCCATGAATACCTGCCACTCAGGTGTTCATTAAATGCTTCTTCTCATCTGATCTCCTGGCATCCCTGAGAAGTTACTTGGGCAGGTAGAGATCAATCCCCCTTCGCCTGAAGAAGGCACAGCACCCAGAGAGTCTCGCTGACTTGTTCAGGGTTGCCTAGCAAGTTAACACCAGGGTTCTGGAACCACAGAAACACCAAGTTAAGGCAGCATGAGGGAAATCTGCGGCTGGAGAGGGTGATGAGAGAAGAGGTAAGTGGGGAGTAACCTCTTTGTCTGCTCAGCCCCCTACAGAAGCTAAATAGCATGGACCCAGCTATGGTGGAGCGCCTTCTAAGCTTGGACcgtctgctgggctcccaggggaGCCAGGGGACCCCTCTGCTGAGCACCCCGAGGCGAGAGCGGATGGTGCTTATGAAGACAGTGGAGGCGAAGGATCTGGAAATTGAGGTAAGTGTTGGGGGGTTGGGGCTGGTATTCCTACTGGCCTTGAGAAGCAGCCTGAGGATCTTCAGATAGGGAAGGACACTGAAAGGCTGGACCAGTATCCAGTTTTCACCCAACACTGGAATCCCTCAGTTCTCCAGCTTCTGCTTGAATGTCCTTAACATGGctgaactttgaaaaataattgaggTCAGATTTGAGgaggtgagagaaaaaaaaattccaggtaaAAGTACAAATGCAAGACACTGCCATTTCCTAAAACTCAGTTCATATTAAGTGAGGACTCTCTGCTTGAACTTCCCTTCAGTATTTCATAAGGAAGCTTGTTGCACCTCTGGACAGCCCTGATCATTAGAAAGCCCTTAATTACACTGGGCTCCAGTTGTCTCCTGGTCATTTCTCCTGTTAGTCCTCGCCCTGCCCTTTTAAGGCCTCAGGGTCCTGCACACTCACTGTCCTAATCTACTGCCCTAAAGTTGGATCTGGGTCATATCTCTCCCTGATCCTTTCTAACAGAGGCTTAAGATGAAGCAAAAAGAACTGGAAGCCAAGGTGCTGGCCCAGGAGGCTGCGGacccaaaggagaaagagaactACTCTCCCACAATGCTCCGACCCCTTGCCCGCCGCACAGTCACAGTGGCTAAGCCCCTCAAAAAGGCTGTGGTGATGCCCCTACAACTGAGTAAGTTTGGCTCTGGCGGCCAGGAGGGCCCAGATAACAGAGATCTTAGAAGGAAGGAGGTGTTTGGAGCAGCTGTCCTCATGTCACTCATGTCCTCCCAccatgggaagggggagggggatgtgAAATAAGAGCTGGGTGCACTGCTCCCGGGCATTTAGTACCATGGGGTAGACTGACCAGTGCATGACTGATTATCATGCAAGACCAACTGAGGTTAGTTTCAAATACAGGTATAAGAAAGGCCGTGTGGAAACGGAACAAAAGAAGATTAACTCAGGCTGGAGGGGAACTGGGAAATCAGTAATGGAAGAACCAAGTGGCTACTGGGGGGCTGAAAAGTGGCCTCTGCTGTGATTCCAGCTCACAATTCTTGCTTTCAGTTCAGGAGCAGGCAGCATACCCAAATGCCGAGATCCATATCTTGAAGAAGAAAGGCCGGAAGAGAAAGGTGAGACTAGCGGAAGGCTTAGGCTATACCTAGAACCCAGGAGAAGTAAGGGGTAGAGAGCTCTAGTGGGAAGAGTACTGGCCAAAGAGTTACATGGCCTGTCAGAACACTTATCAGCTATTTACAACTCTTCCAAGTTGCTTATCCTCTGAATGCAGTGACGTCTCACAGGGCATTTAGGATGAAATGCAGtaatatgaatgtacttagtgGGCTGGGTGTCCATCACCTGTTACTTTCCTTTCTTCGTGATGGCTCTTACTCTCAGTCAGTAGCTACTTACTAAGTACAGTGTGCAGCCTGGGTCCTGCCCTCTACAAACTTCAGAGCCCATTTAGGCAAACAGCCTAAACTGTCAAGAAATGAAACAACACTGGAAGACCTACCTAAAAACTGAGATGACATCGGGAGTGTGTCACTTGTTGAGTACCTTCTATGTGCTTTCCTAGGGGTGAAAGAGCTTATTCTGTCCTTTTAGAAGTGAGGAACCAGAGTTAAGAGCTTACTATGTGTTTTACattcattaactcatttgatcttcacagcaacactattctACTCTTTCACAAGTCGGACAAAATGAGAATCAACCCAGAGAGTGACCAGAGGGAAGGGTTTTGGGACAGACACTGTacaggagggagaagaaagagaggctggggagggccGGGAGGTAGGTGCTGTTAGGTTCCTATCCTTGGCAGAGGAGTCCAGAGTGGTGAACAGCACGCGGCAGTAAACCACTGCTGTTACTGCTGTTTCTGTCACTCACCTCCTCCTGCCTCATAGCTGGAGTCCCTGGATGCCCCAGAGCCGGAGGAGAAGGGTGAGGACTGCTGGGAGCTACAGATCAGCCCGGAGCTACTGGCCCATGGGCGCCAAAAAATATTAGATCTGCTGAATGAAGGGTCAGCCCGGGATCTGCGCAGCCTGCAGCGCATTGGCCAAAAGAAGGCTCAGCTCATCGTGGGCTGGAGAGAGCTCCACGGGCCCTTCAGCCAGGTAATGGCCCAGGGAGGACAGCTGCGGAATGGAGTTGGGTGGGGGGAGCCTGGCATTCCCTAGACCCTTTCCCCATCGCTGCTGTCCTGCCAGGTGGAGGACCTGGAACGCGTCGAGGGCATATCCGGGAAACAGATGGAGTCGTTCCTGAAGGTGAGCTCAAGAGACTcgggccccctcctccctctagCCTGTTCCCTGCCCGGCCCTAACGccgctctccctttccctcctgtgTTGCAGGCGAACATCCTGGGTCTTGCCGCGGGCCAGCGCTGTGGGCCCTCCTGACTGCCGGCTGTCCTCCtcactctgccttttttttttttctttttaaatccttgTGTAATTGCTTGTCCTGTAAATACAGTTTTCAGTCCGTTGCTTCAGCCTGGTTCTTGGGACTGCGAGGGCGGGGccggggtataattgctttgcgGATGGGCCACAAGCTTTGCGGGTTAACTTCTTTGGGCGCCATCTTTGGGAAAACACGAAGCAGCGCAGGATTGTAAATAAACCGctggagtgggagggggaagggacggTGGCCGAGAGGACACAAAAAGCTACCGCGAGAGTCCGAGGACGACAACCGTTAGGCGGGCGCGCGCTTAGAGTTTAGCCCCGCCCCATCCGTACCCCCGGCGCGCGCTCCCCTACTCTCCCGCTCGGCAACGACAGCGAGCTTGTGCGCGTGCGCGCGAAATAACGGCCGCTGGTGGAGGGAGGCGGGGGGTGGAATCTTTGAGGGGGGAAAGAGAAGCCGCCCCGTCTCCCGCGCGCCCACCACCTGCGCCATCGTCAGCCAATCAGCGGCCGTCTCAGGGGTCTCGCGCTTAGGGCGACTCCAGCTGCTGGGTGGCTCCCCCGTCCCTCCTCCCGCCAGAGTCCCTCTCGTACCTCCCCCCTCCCGCTGGCCTCGCGCGCGCTCGCGCTCGCGCCCGCTCCAGCCTCTTGTGTGTCCTCGCgccccccgccctccctccctccccgcgcgCAGTGTGCTccgctcccccccaccctcctcctcctcctcctcccccctcccgccCGCCCCGCGCGCCTCCTCCCCgggttccccctcccccactgccgcctcctcctcctcctcccgccCCAGGGTGAGCGCgagccacctccctccctccctccgccaTGGATCCAGGCAACTGGAGCAGCTTCATCTTCCAGGTAAcaaccccctcccccgccccacccccccttcccacACCCCCTCCCGCCCGCCCTCCCCTCCCGTCCCACCCCCCCCTCCGCGCGCCCGGTGCGCGCGCagctgtccccctccctccctcgcgccctcccccgccctccccgagGCGCCGGCTGGGCGCGCGCGCGGCGGGGGCCGAGGCTGCTCCctcgctccccccaccccgccccgccaggCTCcaaccgccgccgccgccgccgccgcccgggcccccgcccccggccccggccccgcggGGCCTCCCGCCCCCACCCAGGGGGCGTCGCCGCCGCCGTCTCCGCCGCGCTCCGCGGCCCGCCAGgcgccctccttccctccctcccgccggCCGGGGTGCGCGGGCGGCGGGGCGGCCCGCGGGCCATGCGTTCGGCGCGGCCCAGCCCGGCCGGCCGGGGGCGGTGCCCCGAGCCCGGGCCCCGCGCGGCCCGCGCCCCCGGCCCCCGCTGAGCCCCGGGGGCCCCGCCGTGGCCGAGGCCATGTTCCCCGTGTTCCCTTGCACGCTGCTGGCCCCCCCCTTCCCCGTGCTGGGCCTGGACTCCCGGGGGGTGGGCGGCCTCATGAACTCCTTCCCGCCACCTCAGGGTCACGCCCAGAACCCCCTGCAGGTCGGGGCTGAGCTCCAGTCCCGCTTCTTTGCCTCCCAGGGCTGCGCCCAGAGTCCATTCCAGGTGAGTAGGGGCCGGCCGTGGCGGGCCGCGCTGGGAGGGCGCCGACCCGCGGCCGCGGCCCACACGGCGCCTTGTTTTCGCAGGCCGCGCCGGCGCCCCCGCCCACGCCCCAGGCCCCGGCGGCCGAGCCCCTCCAGGTGGACTTGCTCCCGGTTCTTGCCGCCGCCCAGGagtccgccgccgccgccgccgcggccgccgccgctgccgccgccgccgccgttgCTGCTGCGCCCCCGGCCCCGGCCACCGCCTCCACTGTGGACACAGCGGCTCTGAAGCAGCCCCCGGCGCCCCCTCCGCCGCCCCCTCCGGTGTCGGCGCCCGCCGCTGAGGCCGCGCCCCCTGTCTCTGCCGCCACCATCGCCGCAGCCGCGGCCACCGCCGTCGTTGCCCCAACCTCGACGGTCGCCGTGGCCCCGGTCGCATCTGCCTTGGAGAAGAAGACAAAGAGCAAGGGGCCCTACATCTGTGCCCTGTGCGCCAAGGAGTTCAAGAACGGCTACAATCTCCGGAGGCACGAGGCCATCCACACGGGAGCCAAAGCCGGCCGGGTCCCTTCGGGTGCTATGAAGATGCCCACCATGGTGCCCCTGAGCCTCCTGAGCGTGCCTCAGCTGAGCGGAgccggcgggggagggggagaagcggGTGCCGGCGGCGGAGCGGCCGCAGTGGCCGCCGGTGGCGTGGTGACCACGACCGCCTCGGGAAAGCGCATCCGGAAGAACCACGCCTGCGAGATGTGCGGCAAGGCTTTCCGCGACGTCTACCACCTGAACCGACACAAGCTGTCGCACTCGGACGAGAAGCCCTACCAGTGCCCGGTGTGCCAGCAGCGCTTCAAGCGCAAGGACCGCATGAGCTACCACGTGCGCTCACATGACGGCGCTGTGCACAAGCCCTACAACTGCTCCCACTGTGGCAAGAGCTTCTCCCGGTGTGCACGGGGCTTCGGCCGCCCACTAggcgggtggggagggagggacggtCGGCGATGGAGGTGGCCTGGCCttggctggtggggagggagggagggaggtttcTGAGAATGGGGACAGGGAGCCACTCCCAGGGAGGAGGGCGGACAGCCTCTCCTGGTTACCAGGGAGCAGGGGGTGGTGCTTAGCAGAGGAGGTGGGTTCTTGGGTTGTAGGACAGCCTCGAGTGGGAGGAGGCCGAGGCAGCCCTGCACCAGAGGAGGGATTTCCTGCCTTACCAGGACTCTGAAACCCCGGGCTTGGGAGAAAATGTAGGGACCCAGGGAAAGGCTTGCTGTACAGTGTTAGGCAGACGCGGGGACACCTCCACACTCCAGGgccctaaccccaaccccaacGTATCTCCAGGCCGGATCACCTCAACAGTCACGTCAGACAAGTGCACTCAACAGAACGGCCCTTCAAATGTGAGGTAGGAAGCCCGCCTCCTCCTGTCCTGGTTCTCATGATTTTGATCCTCATTGTAGTTGTCTGAGTTCAGCCTCTCAGaccccctttttctctctcttctttttgctttttcactcCATTTTTTCATCCCTTCTAAAAGGCCTCATCATCTCACTCCCATTTCCTACAGATCAAAGATCCCCAAGGCTCTGATTCCTTTAACCTCTTGCCCCCCTCTCCCTACTCCCCGAAGCTTTAACTCTCCTGACACcccccacgcccctcccccctccccagaaaTGTGAGGCAGCTTTTGCTACGAAGGATCGGCTGCGGGCCCACACAGTACGACACGAGGAGAAGGTGCCATGTCATGTGTGTGGCAAGATGTTGAGCTCGGCTTATATTTCGGACCACATGAAGGTGCACAGCCAGGGCCCTCACCATGTCTGTGAGCTCTGCAACAAAGGTACACGCTGAGAGgtgccgggggtggggtgggggacaaagGGTGGGGACAAAACCAGAGGCCCTTCCACAGATGTGGGTTAAAGGTGCTGTAGCCAAGAGCTCGTGGCATCTAGAGCCCTTTAGAAAGCAAATGAAGCAACATTGGGATGACTAAACATCATCACTAAGTTCGAAGAGGTCACGGCTTGAGGAGATGATCTACCAGAAAGAGTCCAcctctgggtgtgtgtggggagatgggagggggaCACAACTGCTTTGGGGAAGGAGTGGTCAAGAGAGCCAGTTCCCAAGGGTCAGAAGGCAAGGTTTCAGCTGTGCAGCCACAAGTTCTTGtcttcagctcctggggcaggTGGAGTACAATGGCAGGGATTTAACAAGTACTCGCCCTGCCTCAGTAGTAGAGAAAGCTGCTTTTAAACAAATTCACTTCTTCACTGAGTAACCGGTCTGAGACTACATGGGGCACTGGAGGGAGGGGACACAGCCGTCTCTGCTGAGGGTCAACTCTTCAAGTGGCTAGGAATCAGTGTCCGGTCACCCCAGGAGAGATCCCCCAGCCACAGAGGATGGGTTCTGTGGATACCAAGGCCCAAAAGCCAACACCACTCAACCAGTTCTCAAGCTCAGGGAGGAGCTATGccccaccagccccagcagaGTAGTTGGCCCCAGGCTACCAAGGATATGGTGGGAGGAGGACAGGGCCATCTGAGGAGGGTGTCCCCAGCCTAGGAGAACAACCCCGTCTCTGGGGTCTCCGCCTGgctgacccccacccccccatcccaatccacccccccccccatagGCTTCACCACGGCAGCATACCTGCGCATCCACGCGGTGAAGGACCATGGGCTCCAGGCCCCGCGGGCTGACCGCATCCTGTGCAAGCTGTGCAGCGTGCACTGCAAGACCCCTGCCCAGCTGGCCGGCCACATGCAGACCCATCTGGGGGGGGCCGCCCCCCCTGTCCCGGGAGACGCCCCCCAGCCACAGCCCACCTGCTGAGGGGGACCCCCGCACCCACCAGGCAAGGCGTGGGGCATGGctggggggggtgggatggggcgtGTGGGACGAGGGGGCTCAAAGGGCCCAATAGGGGATCTTAGGAAGGCCAGGGATGCCCATCTATCACCCAAGTTAGGGAGACTTCTGGGGACAGGGAGGGCCTTTCAGGAGAACTGGGTAAGGATGCGGGCCAAAATCTCTGGGGACCAAACAGGAAGTGAGCAACGGCTGTGTCCCACGGGAGGTTGTCTGGGAAAGAGTCTGGGGCAAGGGGCAAGGTTCTTGCCATTCAGATTGCACTGTGATTTGGTGTTTCTCACCTGACAGGTACAGGTGAGGTCTGTCCAatggcggcagcggcggcggcggcggcagcggcggcagcagcggcagTGGCAGCCCCTCCCACAGCTGTGGGCTCCCTCTCGGGGGCCGAGGGGGTGCCTGTGAGCTCTCAGCCACTTCCCTCCCAGCCCTGGTGAGCTCCAAGTTggtgggggggagaggggagaatggaGGAAAGTCCCTTGGTACCatctcctcttcccctctctcttcccaccaATTCCTCACTATTTTCCCCATCAACCaaggagcctccagaaggaaaggaggaagaagtgtTTTTCTTAGGGGAATTCGCTAGGTTTTAATGATTTGTTTCTCCTGCTCCTCTCTTCTCCCTATCAGACCTGACCCCACACACACCTGTCCCCTCGGTTGTGTTGCGGCCCCCTGGACAGTGGGCAGGGGTGGCAGAGGACAGGAGTGGCCACTGCCCTCACCCCCTCTCCTCTCTGtaaccccctgccctgcccttccaGGGATTTGTGAGCCTTTCCCTCGATGGTCCTTCTTGCTCTCCTCCTTCCAGTGTCCCCCTACTGTTTGCTGCCCCTCCCTGGGGagttggtgcttttttttttttttttccagggggagggaggagaggaaggagggaaatcaAAGATTCTGTCCCAGAGAGGGGGAAAGGTGAGATTTGAGGAGGGGCAGAAACAGGGAAGGCAGAGGTTGTACTTTCATAAGGTGGGGTGGTTTGGGGTCAGGCCCTAAACATCATCCTGCTTGAGAATCTGTCAGGGGAAAACAAGTCAAGGGGAGCAAAAGAAGGAGCCGCTAGGGCCAGAGGCAGGACAAGAGATGGAATCTTAGGGGGCCAGGGTCAATGGGGGGATCCAGGGACTAGAGGtgcttcctgggggtggggggaatgcagCCACAgtgtctcccccttccctcttccaccCCAGCTCCATCCCTGGCCTTTTCTTTTCATCCCTCCCCCCTCGACAGAAGCTGTGGCCCTGGCCATGTCATCGtgttcctgtgtcccctgcatgttCCCCACCCTTCACCCCCTCCTTTTGCGCGGACCCcattacaataaattttaaataaaaacctgTCTCTGACTCAATGAATGAATTGCTCTCACCAAGCCCCCTATCCCCACCCCTAAGGGGATTCTTAGGCCTGTTGTCTGTCCCAGTCCTGCTCTGCCCTGTGCAGctctggggctctggctccttCCTCCCCAGAGGCAGTATCAGTGGCTGCAGTCCAGATTCAGGGTGGGGCTGAGGCTCCGGTGACTGTGGAGAGCACGTTCCAGGACTCCGGAGTCTCTGGGGAATACCCAGTCAGCACAGGCCCAGAATAGCCCCTGGAGGTTTGAAGAGGCCTGGGTCAGGAACCCAAACAGTTGTGGGACATAAATGATGCTTTCCCCCATCCAGGCCGATTGCCTGCTGCTCAGCCAAATACCTGCACACCCTTAAGGCCCTGAGAGTTGATGGGTGAGGTAGCTGCGAAAAGACTGGGCAACTCTGAGCCCTAAGACTGGGAACAATGAGGTTGAGAATAAAAACTGCACTTTTCCCCACTTGTTCTCTTCATTCTTGGTGTGGTCCAACCTGCTCTTACTCGGGCTCTGCCGCAGCCCCCTCCTGCTGTTCCAGACTGCCCTTGCAGCCTCTACCCTGCCCCCTGCAATTCCCTTCCCAGTCCTTGCTCTGACCCTTACAAGGACCTTTTCTTGAGCCTTCCAGTGCCCATTTCTGCTGCTGCTTCCTTGGGGGTAGAGGGCCTTCCTGTTCGGCAGGCTCCCTTTTCTTGAAACCCCACCCCGGTCATCCTCTGCAGCCTCCCCAAGTCTTGCCTCATCTCTTCTTTCTGCTTGTAGGGGTGCCTCCACCTGGTCCTGCCTGTCCCACTGGTCCTGTCTCCTCGCAGACCCCTCTCCgtttcccccaaccccctgcctctgccaggACCCCCGGTGACCGTTggcgggagggggctggggcATGGGAAGGAGGCACCCCCAGGTGGCGCGCGGGGGAAGGGCCAGGGAGCGGCGCGAGTGGTCCCCCGGCCGGTTGCCCAGGTAACGCGGGGCCTGGCACGCGTGGCTCCCTCCGGCTGGCCGAGAGGGGCGGGAGGCGTGCAAGGGGCGGGGGCGGTGCGCGGCAGCGGAGCGTAGGGGAGGGGAcctgagaggaggggag
This region of Phocoena phocoena chromosome 15, mPhoPho1.1, whole genome shotgun sequence genomic DNA includes:
- the MAZ gene encoding myc-associated zinc finger protein isoform X2 — its product is MDPGNWSSFIFQGHAQNPLQVGAELQSRFFASQGCAQSPFQAAPAPPPTPQAPAAEPLQVDLLPVLAAAQESAAAAAAAAAAAAAAAVAAAPPAPATASTVDTAALKQPPAPPPPPPPVSAPAAEAAPPVSAATIAAAAATAVVAPTSTVAVAPVASALEKKTKSKGPYICALCAKEFKNGYNLRRHEAIHTGAKAGRVPSGAMKMPTMVPLSLLSVPQLSGAGGGGGEAGAGGGAAAVAAGGVVTTTASGKRIRKNHACEMCGKAFRDVYHLNRHKLSHSDEKPYQCPVCQQRFKRKDRMSYHVRSHDGAVHKPYNCSHCGKSFSRPDHLNSHVRQVHSTERPFKCEKCEAAFATKDRLRAHTVRHEEKVPCHVCGKMLSSAYISDHMKVHSQGPHHVCELCNKGTGEVCPMAAAAAAAAAAAAAAVAAPPTAVGSLSGAEGVPVSSQPLPSQPW
- the MAZ gene encoding myc-associated zinc finger protein isoform X3; translation: MFPVFPCTLLAPPFPVLGLDSRGVGGLMNSFPPPQGHAQNPLQVGAELQSRFFASQGCAQSPFQAAPAPPPTPQAPAAEPLQVDLLPVLAAAQESAAAAAAAAAAAAAAAVAAAPPAPATASTVDTAALKQPPAPPPPPPPVSAPAAEAAPPVSAATIAAAAATAVVAPTSTVAVAPVASALEKKTKSKGPYICALCAKEFKNGYNLRRHEAIHTGAKAGRVPSGAMKMPTMVPLSLLSVPQLSGAGGGGGEAGAGGGAAAVAAGGVVTTTASGKRIRKNHACEMCGKAFRDVYHLNRHKLSHSDEKPYQCPVCQQRFKRKDRMSYHVRSHDGAVHKPYNCSHCGKSFSRPDHLNSHVRQVHSTERPFKCEKCEAAFATKDRLRAHTVRHEEKVPCHVCGKMLSSAYISDHMKVHSQGPHHVCELCNKGTGEVCPMAAAAAAAAAAAAAAVAAPPTAVGSLSGAEGVPVSSQPLPSQPW
- the MAZ gene encoding myc-associated zinc finger protein isoform X4, producing the protein MFPVFPCTLLAPPFPVLGLDSRGVGGLMNSFPPPQGHAQNPLQVGAELQSRFFASQGCAQSPFQKCEAAFATKDRLRAHTVRHEEKVPCHVCGKMLSSAYISDHMKVHSQGPHHVCELCNKGTGEVCPMAAAAAAAAAAAAAAVAAPPTAVGSLSGAEGVPVSSQPLPSQPW
- the MAZ gene encoding myc-associated zinc finger protein isoform X1; the protein is MFPVFPCTLLAPPFPVLGLDSRGVGGLMNSFPPPQGHAQNPLQVGAELQSRFFASQGCAQSPFQAAPAPPPTPQAPAAEPLQVDLLPVLAAAQESAAAAAAAAAAAAAAAVAAAPPAPATASTVDTAALKQPPAPPPPPPPVSAPAAEAAPPVSAATIAAAAATAVVAPTSTVAVAPVASALEKKTKSKGPYICALCAKEFKNGYNLRRHEAIHTGAKAGRVPSGAMKMPTMVPLSLLSVPQLSGAGGGGGEAGAGGGAAAVAAGGVVTTTASGKRIRKNHACEMCGKAFRDVYHLNRHKLSHSDEKPYQCPVCQQRFKRKDRMSYHVRSHDGAVHKPYNCSHCGKSFSRPDHLNSHVRQVHSTERPFKCEKCEAAFATKDRLRAHTVRHEEKVPCHVCGKMLSSAYISDHMKVHSQGPHHVCELCNKGFTTAAYLRIHAVKDHGLQAPRADRILCKLCSVHCKTPAQLAGHMQTHLGGAAPPVPGDAPQPQPTC